Proteins encoded within one genomic window of Glycine soja cultivar W05 chromosome 1, ASM419377v2, whole genome shotgun sequence:
- the LOC114419243 gene encoding protein RKD5-like, whose amino-acid sequence MESTLLTNLLVFNNTLQPELMRSVHVYRRGDGEKREVEREFVFSESGSYGEMQATPIPGLVKSRVSEVCEGHRNGVWLCVFAFHADHTPQFCRIPPVLLVTRNPKLKMIPNLLDDLHVIYKLDRKEEDSDIAQDYTGEERQGNSNNCQPSWKVFPVLDQDLNCLPYEDDESESLDNETDVESSPGLLAKKKRAPSDLVAKISLSDLVKYFGMPIVEASRNLNVGLTVLKRKCREFGIPRWPHRKIKSLDSLIHDLQEEVKSQELEDREAALAVAKRQRMLESEKENIEKKPFMDIQSETKRFRQDVFKRRHRARAVGKHNSTVSST is encoded by the exons ATGGAGTCCACTTTGCTCACCAATCTACTAGTCTTCAACAACACCCTCCAACCAG AGTTAATGAGGAGTGTGCATGTGTACCGCCGAGGGGATGGAGAGAAAAGGGAAGTTGAGAGAGAGTTTGTGTTTTCAGAGAGCGGCTCCTATGGGGAAATGCAGGCTACCCCAATTCCTGGATTGGTAAAATCTCGTGTTTCTGAAGTGTGTGAAGGGCACCGAAATGGAGTGTGGCTTTGTGTCTTTGCGTTCCATGCCGATCACACTCCTCAATTTTGCCGCATTCCACCGGTTTTGTTGGTCACAAG aaaCCCAAAGCTTAAGATGATTCCAAACTTGCTTGATGATCTCCATGTGATATACAAGTTGGACCGGAAGGAGGAAGACAGTGATATAGCACAAGACTATACAGGGGAAGAAAGGCAAGGAAACAGCAACAATTGCCAACCATCATGGAAAGTCTTTCCTGTTCTTGATCAGGATCTCAATTGTCTTCCTTATGAAGACGACGAGTCTGAGTCACTGGACAATGAGACAGATGTTGAAAGCTCACCAG GTTTGCTAGCAAAGAAAAAGAGGGCACCCAGTGATCTTGTAgcaaaaatttctttatcaGATTTGGTCAAGTACTTTGGTATGCCAATTGTAGAAGCATCAAGAAATCTAAATGTTGGGCTCACTGTTCTCAAGAGAAAGTGCAGAGAATTTGGTATTCCCCGCTGGCCTCATAGGAAGATCAAATCACTTGACAGTCTCATTCATGATCTTCAG GAAGAGGTAAAGAGCCAAGAATTGGAGGACAGGGAAGCAGCTTTGGCAGTGGCCAAGAGGCAAAGGATGTTGGAGAGTGAAAAGGAAAACATAGAGAAGAAACCCTTCATGGACATACAAAGTGAGACCAAGAGATTCAGGCAAGATGTTTTCAAGAGAAGACATAGAGCTAGAGCTGTtggaaaacacaattcaacagTATCCAGCACATAG
- the LOC114419232 gene encoding rab escort protein 1-like → MTEPQDPFSYPPIDPVNFDLIIVGTALSESVIAAAASAVGKTILHLDPNSFYGSHFASLSLHDLTSYLTSPHSLPSAATAAASSDSDDIVVVDLVHQPLCTDAETATYDESAFLSENSRKFNIDLGGPRALFCADKTIDLLMKSGAAQYLEFKGIDESFVYEANAGLANVPDSRGAIFRDKKLSLKEKNQLMRFFKLVQQHLDDTQEEKIPKEDLEIPFVSFLEKMKLPPKIKSILLYAIAMLDYDQDNNEVCEELLKTKDGIDCLAQYSSSVGRFPNAPGALLYPIYGEGELPQAFCRRAAVKGCIYVLRMPVVSLLMDKVTGSYKGVRLASGQDLYSHQLILDPSFTIPSPLSLSLGDFPSERLQMLSQRDIKGMVARGICITRSSIKPDVSSCSVVYPPRSLYPEQVTSIKALQIGSNLAVCPAGTFILYLSTLCNDADEGKKLLKAAMNALLTLPVSGNSESIPSVQSDSEDIKPIVLWSAFYIQKLIMSKFEFISSTPTPDGNLNYNALLDATEKLFNQMYPNEEFFPKATSPEDPTDEDDNGLTLDS, encoded by the exons ATGACCGAACCTCAAGACCCCTTCTCCTACCCTCCCATTGACCCCGTCAACTTCGATCTCATCATCGTCGGCACCGCCCTATCGGAATCCGTCATCGCCGCCGCCGCCTCCGCCGTCGGCAAAACCATCCTCCACCTCGACCCCAACTCCTTCTACGGCAGCCACTTCGCTTCTCTCTCCCTCCACGATCTCACTTCCTACCTCACTTCCCCGCACTCCCTCCCCTCCGCCGCAACCGCCGCCGCATCCTCCGACTCTGACGACATCGTTGTCGTCGACCTCGTCCACCAACCCCTCTGCACCGACGCGGAAACCGCGACCTACGATGAATCCGCGTTTCTCAGCGAAAATTCGCGAAAATTCAACATCGATTTGGGAGGTCCCAGGGCGCTGTTCTGCGCGGACAAGACGATCGATCTGTTGATGAAATCGGGCGCTGCGCAGTATTTGGAGTTCAAAGGAATCGACGAGAGCTTCGTCTATGAAGCGAACGCGGGTTTGGCGAACGTGCCGGATTCTCGAGGAGCGATTTTCAGAGACAAGAAGCTTTCGCTGAAGGAGAAGAACCAGTTGATGAGGTTCTTCAAGCTGGTTCAGCAGCACCTCGATGATACTCAGGAGGAGAAGATTCCCAAGGAGGATTTGGAGATTCCGTTTGTTAGTTTCTTGGAGAAGATGAAGTTGCCGCCTAAGATAAAATC GATTCTTTTGTATGCTATAGCCATGCTAGATTATGATCAAGACAACAACGAGGTTTGTGAAGAGTTACTTAAAACAAAAGATGGAATAGATTGTTTAGCTCAATACAGCTCATCTGTTGGAAG GTTTCCCAATGCTCCTGGGGCTTTGCTTTATCCTATTTATGGTGAAGGAGAACTACCACAGGCCTTTTGTCGTCGTGCTGCTGTCAAAGGTTGCATTTAT GTTCTAAGAATGCCGGTTGTTTCGCTGCTTATGGATAAG GTTACTGGGTCTTATAAAGGTGTTAGATTAGCTTCAGGGCAGGATTTATACAGCCACCAACTAATCCTGGACCCATCCTTCACAATTCCATCACCGTTGTCTTTGTCTCTAGGAGATTTTCCCAGTGAAAGGCTCCAAATGTTGAGTCAGAGAGATATTAAAGGAATGGTGGCTAGGGGAATATGTATCACAAGGAGTTCAATAAAGCCAGATGTATCAAGTTGCTCAGTGGTGTATCCTcctagat CTTTGTATCCTGAACAGGTGACTTCAATCAAAGCTCTTCAGATAGGATCAAATCTCGCTGTTTGTCCTGCAGGAAC CTTTATTTTATACCTTTCCACTTTGTGCAATGATGCCGATGAAGGAAAGAAGCTACTAAAAGCAGCCATGAATGCTCTACTTACGCTGCCTGTATCGGGAAACTCTGAAAGCATTCCAAGTGTTCAAAGTGACAGTGAAGATATAAAACCCATTGTGCTCTGGAGTGCATTTTATATTCAGAAATTAATTATG agtaaatttgaatttatcagCTCCACTCCTACACCGGATGGAAATCTGAACTACAATGCCCTTTTAGATGCGACCGAGAAG CTATTTAATCAGATGTACCCCAATGAAGAATTCTTTCCAAAGGCAACATCACCTGAAGATCCTACAGATGAGGATGATAATGGGTTAACTTTGGATAGCTAA
- the LOC114419221 gene encoding pentatricopeptide repeat-containing protein At4g13650-like, with translation MIRHAAFDPEVASKVCSVIEPFLLSLAKTSNPITLRYCNQIHAKLIVSQCISQTHLTNTLLSLYAKFGHFHHAHLLFDQMSHRNVVTWTTLISSHLRTGSLPKAFEMFNQMCALNERPNEYTFSVLLRACATPSLWNVGLQIHGLLVRSGLERNKFAGSSIVYMYFKSGSNLGDAFRAFHDLLERDLVAWNVMIFGFAQVGDLSMVRRLFSEMWGVKGLKPDDSTFVSLLKCCSSLKELKQIHGLASKFGAEVDVVVGSALVDLYAKCGDVSSCRKVFDSMEEKDNFVWSSIISGYTMNKRGGEAVHFFKDMCRQRVRPDQHVLSSTLKACVELEDLNTGVQVHGQMIKYGHQSDCFVASVLLTLYASVGELVDVEKLFRRIDDKDIVAWNSMILAHARLAQGSGPSMKLLQELRGTTSLQIQGASLVAVLKSCENKSDLPAGRQIHSLVVKSSVSHHTLVGNALVYMYSECGQIGDAFKAFDDIVWKDDGSWSSIIGTYRQNGMESEALELCKEMLADGITFTSYSLPLSISACSQLSAIHVGKQFHVFAIKSGYNHDVYVGSSIIDMYAKCGIMEESEKAFDEQVEPNEVIYNAMICGYAHHGKAQQAIEVFSKLEKNGLTPNHVTFLAVLSACSHSGYVEDTLHFFALMLNKYKIKPESEHYSCLVDAYGRAGRLEEAYQIVQKVGSESAWRTLLSACRNHNNKEIGEKCAMKMIEFNPSDHVAYILLSNIYIGEGKWEEALKCRERMTEICVKKDPGSSWLI, from the coding sequence ATGATCCGGCACGCAGCGTTTGACCCAGAAGTGGCAAGCAAAGTGTGTAGTGTGATTGAACCATTTTTGCTGTCACTGGCAAAGACTTCAAACCCCATAACTCTGAGATACTGCAACCAAATCCACGCAAAGCTCATAGTCTCCCAATGCATTTCACAGACCCACTTAACCAACACCCTCTTGAGCCTCTACGCCAAATTTGGCCACTTTCACCATGCCCACCTCCTGTTCGACCAAATGTCTCACAGGAACGTTGTCACCTGGACAACCTTAATTTCGTCGCATCTCCGAACTGGGTCACTTCCAAAAGCCTTTGAGATGTTCAATCAAATGTGTGCTTTGAATGAGAGACCCAATGAGTACACCTTCTCTGTCCTGCTTCGAGCTTGTGCCACTCCTTCATTGTGGAATGTGGGTTTGCAGATTCATGGCCTGCTGGTTCGGTCTGGGCTCGAGAGAAACAAGTTTGCTGGGAGCTCTATTGTGTATATGTACTTTAAAAGTGGTAGTAATCTCGGGGATGCCTTTCGTGCTTTTCATGACTTGTTGGAGAGAGACCTTGTTGCATGGAATGTTATGATTTTTGGGTTTGCTCAAGTTGGTGACTTAAGCATGGTTCGTAGGTTGTTTTCTGAAATGTGGGGAGTCAAAGGCTTGAAACCTGATGATAGTACCTTTGTTAGCTTACTTAAGTGTTGTTCTTCGTTGAAAGAGTTAAAGCAAATTCATGGGCTTGCATCTAAGTTTGGTGCTGAAGTTGATGTTGTGGTGGGCAGTGCCCTGGTTGACTTGTATGCCAAATGTGGGGATGTAAGTTCTTGCAGGAAAGTCTTTGACTCCATGGAGGAGAAGGACAATTTTGTTTGGAGTTCTATCATTTCAGGCTATACCATGAATAAGAGAGGAGGGGAAGCTGTGCATTTCTTCAAGGACATGTGTAGACAAAGGGTGAGACCAGATCAGCACGTGCTATCAAGTACTTTGAAAGCTTGCGTTGAATTAGAGGACTTGAACACAGGAGTTCAAGTGCATGgccaaatgataaaatatggGCATCAAAGCGATTGCTTTGTAGCAAGCGTGTTGTTGACTCTCTATGCCAGTGTCGGTGAacttgtggatgtggaaaagttGTTCAGAAGAATTGATGATAAAGATATTGTAGCATGGAACTCAATGATCTTGGCTCATGCTCGGTTGGCACAGGGATCTGGTCCCTCTATGAAACTATTACAAGAACTTCGTGGAACAACCTCTTTGCAAATTCAAGGTGCCTCCTTGGTTGCTGTTTTAAAGTCTTGTGAGAATAAATCAGATTTGCCTGCAGGTAGGCAAATTCATTCACTTGTAGTGAAATCAAGTGTAAGTCATCATACTTTGGTTGGCAATGCATTAGTCTACATGTACTCTGAGTGTGGACAAATTGGTGATGCATTTAAAGCTTTTGATGACATTGTCTGGAAAGATGATGGTTCTTGGAGTTCTATCATTGGAACTTATAGACAAAATGGGATGGAATCAGAAGCTTTAGAGCTATGCAAAGAGATGTTGGCTGATGGAATCACTTTTACGAGTTATAGCCTTCCTCTGTCTATTTCAGCTTGCTCGCAACTTTCAGCTATACATGTGGGTAAACAGTTCCATGTTTTTGCTATCAAGTCTGGTTACAACCATGATGTGTATGTTGGAAGCTCCATTATAGATATGTACGCTAAATGTGGAATCATGGAGGAGTCAGAGAAAGCTTTTGATGAACAAGTAGAGCCTAATGAAGTAATTTATAATGCCATGATCTGTGGATATGCTCATCATGGAAAAGCACAACAAGCCATAGAAGTATTTAGTAAGTTGGAGAAGAATGGTTTAACCCCCAATCACGTAACTTTCTTAGCTGTACTATCAGCTTGTAGCCATTCGGGTTATGTAGAAGATACCTTGCATTTTTTTGCATTGATGCTTAACAAATACAAGATTAAGCCAGAATCTGAGCATTATTCGTGCTTAGTTGATGCCTATGGCCGGGCAGGAAGGCTTGAGGAAGCATACCAAATAGTGCAGAAGGTTGGAAGTGAATCAGCATGGAGAACATTACTAAGCGCTTGTAGGAATCATAATAACAAAGAAATTGGAGAAAAATGTGCAATGAAGATGATAGAATTCAATCCTAGTGATCATGTTGCCTATATTCTTCTTTCCAACATTTACATTGGAGAGGGAAAATGGGAAGAAGCTCTTAAATGTAGGGAGAGGATGACCGAGATTTGTGTGAAGAAAGATCCAGGTAGTAGTTGGTTGATCTGA